The genomic interval aatattattattattattattattgttattattatttattattaatattattattattattattattattattttatcttgaaGTTTGAttactttttagtttttaaatgaccccagcattataaaaaaataagaatgctgctttaacttttagaatactgtcttgctaaacgcttttttttttttttttttttgcacctatGCAGGTACCTTTAGAAAATAGAAGACTTTCTTTAGGCAAATTTAGGTGGTGCCAACTGATTAAAAAGTTACTGAAACAAACACACCATCACATTCTTGACTTCCAAACttgtaagtaaaaaaatataataataaaaactaaattgcaCCAATGATCACTGAAAATGCCCAACACTTCCACACAGGGTGATATTATTTACATAACAAGTTAATGCAATATGCACTTATTTGTCATCCACAGTGTTCCATAACTCTTTCATAACAGTATTAGTGTGAAGTGATAATTATATATGATGAAAAATAAAAGCTCTCTGTCACAGCAGTACAAATGACACAGGGTGGGCATATTGTTATGGAATAATTACAAATCTGTGAGACTAAAATGCTTACACTGAAAGAACACATCAATTTTCACAAAAAGCATTTCCGCATATGCCCATATGCAAGAGGCAGTGCAGCCAGAGGATCTGAAAACAGATTTAGATGACGTAAAACATATGAGTCATTCAGCAATAAATGCATCAGATACCAAGATAAAGTTTTGCCTTTCATGTGCAGATGGTGCCGTGTCAGTCTTTGaggttagaaaaaaaaatcactttgcaCATTTCCTAACAGATGTTAGAAAGTTTATCCATCTGATAGGGCCTTCATTAAATTCCTCATCAATGATGACCTTATTAACCAAGAGGTTTTAACAAATGATTAAGAACAGAAGTGAACAGGCTATGGCTTTGCTTCCTCAAATTTCTGATTGATGATCGCTAATTACTGTAAAGCAAAGATAGATGAATGAAAGCTAATATGGATTTTACTCTAATGTCTTCCTGAAAGTCAGTTTATTGAATAATGTTCATCAAATTTAAATGCTACAAATTAGAGTTTGGTGAATTGATTTGGACTTTAggacctacagttgaagtcataataaTTATACcccatttgtttttttgtttttttgttttttttcttttttaatatttcccaaattatgtttaacagagcaaggaaattttcacagtatgtctgataatatttttcttggagaaagtcttatttgttttatttcgactagaaaaaaagcagttttaatttgttttaaatctattttaaggtcaaaattattagcccctttaagctatattttttcgatagtctacagaacaaaccataatttaattaacttattactctaacctgcctaattaacctaattaacctagttaagcctttaaatgtcactttaagttgtatagaagtgtcttgaaaaatatctagtcaaacattatttactgtcatcatggcaaagataaaataaatcagttattagaaatgagaaaactattatgtttagaaatgtgttgaaaaaaatcttctctccgttaaacagaaattgggggaaaaataaacagggggctaataattcaggggggctaatatatatattgatggatggatggatggatggatggatggatggatggatggatggatgaatgaatgaatgaatgaatgaatgaatgaatgaatgaatggatggatggatggatggatggatggatggatggatggatgatttatTGAATGAATTAcgagtgaatgaatgatgaataatgtGATCTTTGAACCTTCTGTTTCATTATATTCTATATTATgtcagtcaaaaaataaatatacaaaaacaatggGGTTTCAGTGCTATGCGCATTCAAACTGctaaaatcagaaaacaaacaaaaaatcagtAGGCTCTTTACTCCACAGGTCAAACCTGAgaacaaaagataaaaaataaatatatacaataacttAATGAATAATGTGAAATTATGGTTAAATATTATCGATTTAACGTGTTTCAATGAGtacattttgtccttaaaataccTTTGTACTTAGTGTGTAGAACACTTagtgtaaatacatttaaatgatggACAGTTAGGCAGACACTTTATTAGTTAATACGTTATTAGTTTGTTAgaatcaaataaaatacattccTTTATCTTATTCTGCATGTCAATATTCTCACTCTTTTATCTTTACCCTATAGCTACATGATGCCTAAAACCACAGCTAGACCTACTGCTGCTgcaatcagatttattaaaccccctgaattattagcccccctttttatttttttccccaatttctgtttaacggagagaagattttttcaacacatttctaaacatgggTGACGCaatggtgcagtgagtagcacatttgcctcacagcaagaaggttgctggttcgagcctcggctaagtcagttgacgtttctgtctTAAGTTTTCCTcttgttctccccttgttcgcgtgggtttcctccgggtgctccggtcttcCGCACAAGTTCAAAGATGTtggtggtacaggtgaattgggtatgctaaaatttaccctatagtgtatgagtgtgtgtatggatgtttcctagtgatgggttgcaactggaagggcatccgctgtgtaaaacatatgctggataatttggtgacatttaaaggcttaacaaggttaattaggttaactaggcaggttagggtaattaggcaagtaattgtgtaacgatggtttgttctgcagactataaaaaaatatatagcttaaaggggctaataattttgaccttaaaatgttgttttaaaaattaaaactgcttttattctagccggaataaaactaataagactttctacagaagaaaaaatattatcagacatgctgtgaaaattcccttgttctgacaccatttgggaaatattttaaaaagaaaaaaaattaaagggggtttaataattttgattgCAACTGTAACTACATCCAGTCATTATGAGATATTTGAGGGAGAACTAGttattatgaataattttttttccctaatcTAAAGTTTTACCAATGCGTTAACGTTCATCCCTATCCAGTAATAGCTGCGTTTGGCCTTGGGCATATTGTCCTCCTTTTCTTGGCTATCTATCATGATTGTTATTGCCAGTGTGCAGCAGGTAAATCAATAATTTATGACAGATTACCTTAGGCCTGAAGGTGCATTGTAATTGGAATTTAAGCTGGTTCTTAATATTACAATGAATTAAGTTTCACATGTCGCTTTGCCAAACAGCAGTCAGTAAATAAACAAGAGGAATGGATGAGAAAAATTAAGTCCAATGCAATCAGAGAGAGAGTAAAACTGTTTCTCTTCTGTCATTTTCTCTATTGCTGCTGTCCTTGTCTGGGTGTTTGCGTCAGTGCGCATCACAAACTTGTTGTTTGTTTTGCGTTTCCTGACAATTTAGACACGCTTAAAAACGCATTGACACCTCAGAAAATATGTTTCATATGTGTATATTGGAGGTACTTGCGCCTCCTAGTGGAGGATTAGGATTAGAACAACTGCTCTTATCAATGCCACAAACTTTGATTACAGAAACTGGACACTTGTTTTTACTTAATTCTCGTTGTAAACACGTGATGCTGCAGATTCGTGTTTAAACCAAATATCACACAAACAGAacgctaattaaaaaaaaaaacacgtttattattattattattattattattattattattgtaattaatattatttaataataataataataataataataataataataataatagtaataataataataataagaagaaaagaaATCTATAAAAATCCCAAACgcacatattaataaaaaacataaacaatacaaGCATGATGCCtacaacagcacacacacacacacacacacacacacacacacacacacacacacacgcacacacacacacacacacagacacacacacaatcaacgaAAAACATAGCAGATctaatagatttaaaataaataataccatAATATTTTAACGGCacctaaaacactgtttattaaaCATTGGTAAACAAAAGTCTCTACATAATTGGCTATCGAGTTGTTGTTaagacaaaaatgtttttttaactaacaaataaaataatctacTCACTCATGACGTCGGAATTTTATGCAGAGCTCTGatccagcgcacacacacacacacacacacacacaggcgcgcGCTCCTGGTGGGAGTGAGTGAGCAAGCGcggagtctctctctctctctctctctctctctctctctctctctctctctctctctctctctctctctctctctctctctctctctcgcactcTGAAGCTCGCTCGCACAGCACTCAGTTTCCCCGCGCATCACGCACCGTCAAGTTGACTGTCGCCATGCAGGATCACCGGCGTGAAGTTGCTTTCGTGTGAATATCTGTCGCGCTGcaggtgaaaaaaaaagaaaagctacaAGACTCTCCGGAACTGTGGTGCCTCGGATGCGCTTTAAAGTGCTGCATGAATGCCTGCTCATTATCCTGGGATTTCACTATCACTGCGAGGAACGACGATGCGTTCGGTCCAGCAGCGGCCACAGAGCGCTCGGTGATGGATGTCTTCTCTATTCCGCCTTTTGGGAATTAAGGAGGGTCAATGGAGAGCCGTGCGCTTTTGTGCGCCTTTTAAAATCTTCTTTTGAGGCTGTGCATGCCTGTTTCGAGATTTGCACATTAATGCTGGGGCTTTCGGCGTTATTGCTGTAAAAATGCTGAACAACATTCTCTTGCTGAGCGTTTTAACAGTGACCAGTTTCCCTTCAAAGACAGACAGCCGCAAAACTTCCAAAGACATTTGCAAGAACCGGTGCTCCTGCGAGGAAAAGGAGAACGCGCTGAATATCAATTGTGAAAACAAGGGTTTTACCACGGTCAGTCTGTTCCAGCCTCCGCAAAACAAAATCAGTCAGCTCTTTCTGAATGGAAACTTTCTCACCAAGATAAGCCAGAACGAATTCCTCAATTATGGTAATGTAACATCTCTTCATTTAGGCAataatggcttgcaggagatcaAAACAGGGGCATTTAATGGGTTAAAAAACTTGAAGCGTCTTCACCTCAATAATAATAACTTGGAAATCATAAGAGAGGACACTTTTTCTGGCTTGGAGAGTTTGGAGTATCTGCAAGCTGATTATAATTACATTAGTGCTATAGAGGCTGGGGCTTTCAACAAACTGAATAAACTCAAAGTCCTGATCCTTAACGACAACCTTTTGCTCTCTCTACCTAACAATATATTCCGCTTTGTCATGTTGACGCATTTGGATTTAAGGGGAAACCGGCTGAAGACGCTGCCATTTGCTGGCGTTCTTGAGCATATAGGTGGAATAATGGAGATTCAGCTGGAAGAGAACCCATGGAATTGCACTTGTGATTTGATACCCCTGAAAGCCTGGCTGGATACTATTTCGGTCTACGTGGGGGATATTGTTTGCGAGACACCATTCAGGCTGCATGGTAAAGACGTCACACAGCTAATCAAGCAAGACCTTTGCCCCAGGCGCAATCCCGGAGATGCAAGTCATCGTGCGATGCAACCACCATCCGATTCACAATACCAGGGTCTGTCTCCAACTCTGCGGCCTCGAGTCACCCCGACAAGAGCCCCCAAGGCCTCCCGCCCCCCCAAAATGAGATACCGTCCCACTCCTCGTGTCACGTCTAGCAGAGATAAACACGTATTCGGGCCTATCATGGTGTATCAGACGCGCTCGCCGGTCCCAATGACCTGTCCGAGCATTTGCGTGTGCACATCGCAAAATCCAGACAGCGGATTAAACATCAATTGCCAGGAACGGAAACTTCAGAACATCTCTGAACTTCAGCCCAAACCATCGTATCCAAAGAAGCTGCATTTGACTGGTAACTATTTACAGATCATATATAGAACAGATCTGACAGAGTATAGCTCTCTTGAGCTCCTTCACTTGGGGAATAACAGAATAGCAATCATTCAGGACGGGGCCTTCGAGAATCTCACCAGTTTACGGAGGCTTTATCTGAATGGCAACTACATAGAAAGCCTGTCCCAGTCTCTATTCGCTGGGCTGCAGAGCTTGCAATATCTCTACCTGGAATACAACATCATTAAAGAGATTTTACCCCACACCTTTAACTCGCTGCACAATCTGCAGCTATTATTTCTTAATAATAACCTGCTGAGATCCCTTCCCGACAATGTGTTTGGAGGTACCATGCTGACAAGGCTTAATCTCCGAAATAATCATTTTTCCCATCTCCCCGTGCGTGGGGTGCTGGACCAGCTCTCTGCCTTCATTCAGATCGACCTCCAGGAGAACCCGTGGGACTGCACCTGCGACATTGTGGAGCTTAAGAACTGGATGGAGCTGTCCAGCACCAGCGTAGTGGTGAATGAGATCACGTGCGACTCACCCTCCAAGCACGCAGGTCGTCTCTTACGCTCCCTTCGAAATGATGCCATATGCCCAGAGACGGATGAGGTTTCTGTGACTAAACCCCCGACTGTTGTGAGCTCGAGCACCGAAGCGACCCCTTCTTCCTCCATAACCCCGACGGACAGGATGCCCGAGATGCCTCCAGAGGTGCCCTTGTCGGTTCTCATCTTAGGCCTGCTCGTTGTATTCATTCTGTCAGTGTGCTTCGGGGCAGGATTGTTCGTTTTCGTCCTCAAACGTCGCAAGGGGGTGGAGAACGTTCCCTCAGGCACCAATAATCACTTGGACTTGAACTCTTTCCAAGTACAATATGGCTCTTACAATGCAGACGTCAATGCGGATAAAAGTGACAACCATGTGTACAACTACATTCCCCCTCCCGTGGGCCAGATGTGTCAAAACCCTATCTACATGCAAAAGGAGAGCGAGCAGGTGGCCTATTATCGAAACCTGAAGGAGCTGAGCTTCAACACCCTCGATCCTAAAAAGGAGGAGCTTGACCGAAGCCCAACTTTCACCATAAGCACAGTGGAGTTCATTGATAAGCAACCCTGTGCCAATCGTGAACCGGAACTGCTT from Danio aesculapii chromosome 14, fDanAes4.1, whole genome shotgun sequence carries:
- the slitrk2 gene encoding SLIT and NTRK-like protein 2, giving the protein MLNNILLLSVLTVTSFPSKTDSRKTSKDICKNRCSCEEKENALNINCENKGFTTVSLFQPPQNKISQLFLNGNFLTKISQNEFLNYGNVTSLHLGNNGLQEIKTGAFNGLKNLKRLHLNNNNLEIIREDTFSGLESLEYLQADYNYISAIEAGAFNKLNKLKVLILNDNLLLSLPNNIFRFVMLTHLDLRGNRLKTLPFAGVLEHIGGIMEIQLEENPWNCTCDLIPLKAWLDTISVYVGDIVCETPFRLHGKDVTQLIKQDLCPRRNPGDASHRAMQPPSDSQYQGLSPTLRPRVTPTRAPKASRPPKMRYRPTPRVTSSRDKHVFGPIMVYQTRSPVPMTCPSICVCTSQNPDSGLNINCQERKLQNISELQPKPSYPKKLHLTGNYLQIIYRTDLTEYSSLELLHLGNNRIAIIQDGAFENLTSLRRLYLNGNYIESLSQSLFAGLQSLQYLYLEYNIIKEILPHTFNSLHNLQLLFLNNNLLRSLPDNVFGGTMLTRLNLRNNHFSHLPVRGVLDQLSAFIQIDLQENPWDCTCDIVELKNWMELSSTSVVVNEITCDSPSKHAGRLLRSLRNDAICPETDEVSVTKPPTVVSSSTEATPSSSITPTDRMPEMPPEVPLSVLILGLLVVFILSVCFGAGLFVFVLKRRKGVENVPSGTNNHLDLNSFQVQYGSYNADVNADKSDNHVYNYIPPPVGQMCQNPIYMQKESEQVAYYRNLKELSFNTLDPKKEELDRSPTFTISTVEFIDKQPCANREPELLYQNIVERAKDLPQSGPLSYNFCTLPKKSFIPPYENSRRLNQDRLNKTVLYGTPRKYAAQSKNEHPLLSNKLKTEPDYLEVLEKQTAMSQL